The following DNA comes from Desulfobacterales bacterium.
GCCGCAGGACCGGAAAAAATTTGTTCCGGCTCGATCATGACTCCGGCCATATCTCAGAACATGAAGCTGGAGAAATTTTTTACCTGCAAATTCAACTTGACATTTATTATTCGCTTGTAATAAATAAAGTTTGTTTTTTTTAAAAACCCTGAATAAAGAATAACAGCAATTCTGAAAGCCTGTCGGGTTGTTATAGCTGCTGCGAACATTGATCGCATCCTCCCTCTGAGAAGTTAACCTGAAGCTTCTGTTGGTTTTACTTGATTTTCATATTGCATTCTCCATGCGTACAAATCGAAGAAAGAATCATTCAGATGCCTGTCAAGATACATTCCAGCAACATGGTTGCGCGATTATTTTTTGTCTGTCTCATTCAGAGTGTCGTCCTCGGCCTTCTGAGCCCACATCCCGCATTTGCCAAACCTGAAAAAACCGTACTGATTCTTCATTCCTATCACGTCAATTACAAGTGGACCCGGGAAGTGATGAGCGGCATCAGGTCCGTATTGAATAAAGATGGAGAACCCGTTGAATTATACGTTGAATATATGGATACCAAACGGATTACCAGTCCCGATTATTTTAAAATCCTCAGAGACTTGTATAAAATAAAATTCGCCGATATCCATTTTGATGTCATTATCTCCGTGGATAATGACGCGTTTGATTTTTTGCGTGAATACCGGGACGAACTGCTTCCGAAAACGCCGGTTGTTTTCTGCGGCGTCAACTATTTTTCAGACATGGATTTATCCGGCCATGACCGGTTCACGGGAGTATGCGAACAACCGAATTTGAGAGCCTCTATTGAAACAGTTCTGCGTCTGCATCCGGATACCAGACAAATCGCGGTTATCATGGATAGAACGAAAACCGGACGTAAAACATATGAAAACATGCTGAAAATCATTCCGGAATATCAGAATGCAATAAAATTTACTTATTTTGATAATATGGATGTCGTCATTGAAAAGATCCGGAATTTGCCCCCCAAAAGTATCGTTTTATACACCCCCTTTTTCCGCGATGCATCCGGCACTTTTTTCGAATACGACCGAAATTTATCCATAATCTCCGAAATATGCCGGGTGCCCATCTATGGAATAACCGATTTTTCCCTCGGGGATGGAATCGTGGGGGGACTGTTGATCAGCGGCCAATATCAAGGAGCGTCCGCCGCAAAAATTGCCGCACGGATTTTATCGGGAGAAAGTGTTCAAAGCATTCCGGTAGTAAAAAAAAGTCCGAATCGATACATGTTCGATTACAAACAGTTGCACCGTTTTAATATTCACGTCTCCGACCTGCCAAAAGGCAGTATCGTAATCAATCAACCCATGAGTCTGTTCAGCGAATACAAAAAAACGGTTTGGATCACTGTTGTCTGCATGACCGGCCTTGCGATTACGATCTGTATTCTTTCATTCAACGTGGTTCAAAGAAAGCGGGCGGAAGCAGCGGCGGTACAAAGCCGAGATCTTTTCAGTGCCGCCATCAAGGCCATTCCCATAGCGTTTTTTTCAAAAGACATACAGGGCCGATACGGAATCGTTAACGATGCGTTTGCCAAATTTATCGGAATCCCTGATCATCAAATAGCGGGTAAAACCGTTTTTGAATGCTGGCCGCCTGCGGATGCCCGAATTTACCAAAAAAAAGATACGGAGTTAATGAAAACAGGCGGGATGCAGGTCTATGAACACCGGTTGCCGCATATCACAAAGGGACCAAGGGACGGCATTTTCATCAAGGCTTGTTACCATGACGCCGACGGAAATGTCGCCGGTCTGGTGGCTTCCTTCCTTGACATCACCGATCAGAAAGAGGCTGAGCTGGGGATTAAAAAAGCGCATGACCAGTTGGAACTCAGGGTGAAAGACCGAACGGCCGAGCTGATGAACGTCAATTATCGGCTGAAAACCGAGATAGAAGAGCGTAAATCGGTGGGCCAGGCGTTACAAAAATCTGAGGCGGAGCTTCGATTTCTATCGTGCCGGCTTCTGACGATTCAGGAAGAGGAAAGAAAAAAAATTGTGCGGGAACTTCATGAAAGTATCGGACAGTTCCTGAATTTTCTCATCATCGGGATTATGAATGTAACGGGAAATATCAAAAACGGTGAGGCTGCCGAAGCATCAAATTCCCTGCACGACCTGGTTCCAATGATCAAAGAGGAGGTCGAAAAAATCCGCAGGATGTGCTGCGATTTACGCCCCCCGATTATTGACGATCTGGGGCTTCTAACGGCAATGGACTGGTTCTGTCGGGAATTTGAAAAAACCTGCACGAAAATTCACATTGACAAATACATGGATATCCTGGAGTCCGAAGTCCCGGATATCCTGAAGATAACTATCTTCAGGATATTTCAGGAGGCATTGAATAATATTCTGAAACACAGCCAGGCGGATTTTGTATCCATTCGCCTGATCAAAACACAAAAAGCCGTTGAATTTGAAATCAAAGATAATGGGTCGGGCTTCGCCATTGATGCGAAAGACTCCAGAAAAAACTCCGTCAAAGGGATCGGCCTTTCCAGCATGAAGGAACGCACTGAATTTCTTGGGGGAGCCTTCTCGGTCGATTCAACGCCCGGTAGAGGTGTGACGATCCGGGCTTGCTGGCCGAACCGTCTGAAAGGTGATGACCTGCCTGAAGAAACAGCATTTTTCAAAAATGAGAACATGCGAAAGGTGTGCTGATATTCAAGCAAACGGATTTCCGCGTTTGGCCAAAAAATAATCACAGGAACTCGCCCCGGTACGCTGTACCGTAAACCCCGTACCCTCTTCTTTTTTATGCTGTTTACTGAATGCTCCGTCTTGCCTGGCAAATCTTTCCGTTTCGAACGAATGGCTCTACCTGACGCAATTCTCCCTTTTGTTTCAAATAAAAGAACACCCCCTTTGGAACCCTCGCGGTATCATGAAATTCATTCCACGGCAGACGATGATTGAATGCATCCTTTGAAACCTGCCCCCCGGGCCCCTCTATAAAAAAGCCATCCCCAATGAATGCCACCTTAAATACCTTTCATACCCCGGCCCAAACTGTTGGGGTATCTTCCTATTTTAACCTGCCGCATATTTTTGACTTGACTTGTGCTCTTGTATGAATATAATCGTTGGTTGTTTAAAACAGGATAGATTGAAACCGCATATCTAAAAACAGGAAAAGGGTTATGGAATTCTGGCGGGTTCCACTTGATGTGGACAAAATACGGGTTGCCAAGGGGGTAGTACATATCATTGACGATCGGTGCAAGGGATGCGGATATTGCATCGAATTCTGCCCCCGTCAGGTACTGGAGATTTCCTCAAAATTTAATAAAAAAGGATACCATCCGCCGGTTGTCAGCAAACCGGACGAATGCGCAAACTGCCATTACTGCGAGATTATCTGCCCGGAATTTGCCATTTATTCCGAAACAATCTCATAACGGTGGCTTTAATCTGAGGAGCACTCTCATTTTATGAAAACCTTAGGCTTAAACGACAAAAGAGGTAGGGGATGAAATCAGCAGTCCTCACGGGTGAACATTATATAACAGGGGATATTGCCTGCGCCGAAGGTGCCATAGCGGCAGGGTGCCGCTTTTTCGGCGGCTATCCGATCACTCCTGCCACAGAAATCGCCGAGCATATGGCCGCACGGCTTCCGGAGATTGGCGGGACATATATCCAGATGGAAGATGAAATTGCGGCAATCGCCACAGTGATGGGAGGATCATGGGCCGGCAAAAAAAGCATGACTGCCACCTCCGGCCCCGGGTTCAGCCTCATGGCCGAGAATATCGGTTATGGGGTCTGTACGGAAACCCCCTGCGTAATTGTCAATGTGCAGCGGGGAGGCCCTTCAACCGGTCTGCCCACCCAGGGGGCTCAGGCGGATATGATGCAGGCCCGATGGGGCTCGCACGGTCACTATGAAATCATCGCCCTGGCCCCGTCCTCACCGCAGGACATGTTTTATCAAACCATAGAGGCATTCAATCTAAGCGAAACCTACCGGGTGCCGGTCCTGGTCATGAGCGATGAAATTGTGGGCCATATGAGCGAACGGGTCGTTATTCCCGATGCTTCAAAGATCGTTCTGCGCTCACGCCCCAAGCCCCGGGGACGAAAGGACCGGTTCAAGCTGTACGAGCCCGGCCCGAACGGGGTGGCTCCCATGCCAGCTGCCGGTGATGGCTATAAAGTGCACGTAACAGGTTTAACCCATGACGAACGCGGGTATCCGGAACTGAGTGTGGAATGTCAGGAGCAGATGATGACCCGGATAGTCGATAAAATCCAGAACAATCTGGATGATATCATCCGGACCGAGCGCTATCAACTGGAAGATGCTGATTACGCAATCATTTCGTACGGGGTTTCATCCCGAACCAGCATGGCGGCCGTGGATATGGCCCGGGCCCAGGGCATAAAGGCAGGCCTGCTGCGACTGATTACCGTATGGCCATTCCCTGAACACCTGATCCGGGAACTGGCTGAGCAGGTCAAAGGACTGGTGACCGTGGAAATCAATCTAGGCCAGATTCACCTGGAAGTCCAGCGATGCGCCGGCGGAAAGGCGCCCGCCGTTTTAGTGGGGCATCCGGGCGGAACGATTATTTCTCCGGAACGGGTTCTCCAGACATTAAAGGAGGCATTTTAAGCCATGTCCGAACAGGTAAGTGTTGACAGCAAAAAAACCGGCCATCCTCTGGATTACCTTCTGAGAAAGGACCGTATCCCGCACATCTGGTGCCCGGGCTGCGGAATCGGAACCGCATTTTCATCCTGTCTGACAGCTATCCAGGACAGCGGCATTGACCTTTCAAAGGTGGTGATGGTTTCCGGAATTGGTTGTTCGGGGCGCGCCGCCGGCTATATCAATACGGATTCATTCCATACCACGCACGGCAGAGCCATTCCGTTTGCAACCGGCTTGAAAACCGCCAACCCGGAGCTTAATATCATTGTGTTCAGCGGAGACGGGGATCTGTTTGCCATCGGCGGCAATCATTTCATTCACGCGGCCCGCCGCAATGTGGATATTACCGTAGTTTGCGTCAATAATTTCAACTATGGCATGACCGGCGGACAAGCAGCGGCAACCACGCCCCATATGGCCAAAACGACCACTACGCCCAGAGGCAATCCGGAAAGCCCGTTTAATCTGCCGCTGCTGGCAATTGCCTCTGGCGCCACCTATGTGGCCAGATGGACCACCCTGCACACGCGTGAATTTACCAATTCTGTAGAAGAGGCCCTTTTGAAACCGGGGTTTTCCTTTATCGAGGTGCTTTCCCCCTGCCCCATCAATTATGGCCGGCGCAACAAACAAAAACCGCTGGACACCTTAAAAATGTACCAGGAAAAAAGCATCATCAAAAACGGCGCCTCACCATTCGAATTGGATATTGATTTGGAAAAAAGCATAGTGCTGGGCAAATTTGTCGATGTAGACAGAAAAACCCATACAGAACAGTACGATAAAATCTGTCGACCCGATAACGTCCAGTCCTGACCCGTTGATCGAAATATGACCACATGACCAAGGCACAGGTTCAGAAAATATGAAAAATGAAATTATTATCACCGGTTTTGGCGGCCAGGGGATTATTCTGACCGGACGCATCCTCGGCAAAGCCGCATCTTTAGGGGACCATAAAGAAAGTACAATGGTTCAGTCCTACGGCCCCGAGTCCCGGGGAGGCGCCTGCAGCGCTCAGGTAATCATTTCCGATGACGCCATCCACTATCCGTATATCAATACGGCAGATATCCTCATCTGCATGTCTCAGGGCGGCTATGACAAATTTATCGGCCAGTTAAACCCCGAAGGAACCCTGGTCATCGATCAGGACCTGGTTCGGCCCCGCAGGATAAAACGGTTTTTCAGCATAGCGGCAACACGCATCGCTGAAGAACTGGGCCATAAAATGATGGCCAACATCATTATGGTCGGATTTACGACCGCAGTGACCCAGGCGATTTCTCTGGAAGCCGCCCGTCAGACCGTTATCGAATCGGTCCCGAAAGGCACTGAGGACTTAAACCTCAAGGCGTTTAACAAAGGCTGGGATTCAGGCATAGCCAAGCTCAAGGGACAGGAAAAGAAGGCAGCAGGCCAAACAGGAGCCATTTCATGAAACGATCCAAAGACCGGCTTCATAAAGTCATCGTCATCGGTGCGACCCCGGCCGGGATATCTGCGACCAACAAACTCGGAGAACTGGGAGTTCCGGTAACGCTGGTGGACACCGACTGCGATATGGACCTGAAGCTTTCCAATAAGGACTGGATATTTAAGTCCGGACTTCCCTTTAATCATGCACATCGGCCAGGACTGATCCGCATGATTCGAAATTCGGAGATCGACTGTATCATGCCGGCGGAAGTGACATCGATCAAGCATACCCCGCAGGGATTTCGGGTACGGATCAACAAGATTCAGACCTTTGTCGATCCGGATCGATGCACGCTTTGCGGACGTTGTGTGCAGATCTGTCCGGTTGACCTCTCCAATGGCGAAAAAGCCATCAAAATTAACAGCCGGCGCAGCCTGCCGGGCAGAGCCGTCATTGACAAGCGCCGCCAGCCGGTTTGTCAGGGAAGCTGCCCGCTGGGCGTCAACGTCCAAGGCTATATTGCGTTAACACATGCCGGCCGGTTTGCTAAAGCGCTGAAACTGATCCGGAAAGATAACATACTGCCCGGTATCTGCGGACGGGTGTGCACGCATCCGTGTGAAGACGCCTGCCGAAGAGGCGATCTGGATGAACCGGTTTCCATCCGCAGCATCAAACGATTTCTGGCTGATTATGAACTGAAAAACGCAGCTGAAATTGAGCTGGAAGTCATTAGCACCAAACGCACTGAAAAAGTTGCCATCATCGGTTCCGGGCCTTCGGGGCTTGCGGCTGCGGCGGATATAGCGAGGTTCGGATACCAGGTCACCGTATTTGAAAAAGAAGACCAGCCCGGCGGTCTGCTGCGATATGCCATTGGCCCCCACCGCCTTCCCAGAGATATCCTCGATACTGAACTCGACTACATCCGTAAGCTCGGCGTCAATATCGTGACCGGCCGTTCAATCGATCTAAAAACGGAGCTGAATATTCTCCGCAAGGAATACAAAGCGGTTATTTGCGCTATCGGAACATGGGCGGATCAGACACTAGGCGCCCCGGGCGAGGAGCTTGAAGGCGTTAACGCCTGCCTTCCGTTTCTCAAAGCCGTCTGCAACGGGGAAATAAAACCCAGCGGCGGAACAGCGGCAGTGATCGGTGGCGGAAATTCGGCGGTAGATGTGGCCCGGGCATTGGTTCGTCTGGGAGTTGCCCCCACCATTGTCTACCGACGCCGACAGCAGGATATGCCAGCTGATCCGGAAGAAATCAAATCGGCAATAGAAGAAGGCGTTCAGATTAAAGACTGCACCCAGGTCATCGGTTTCAAGGGCCAGGATGGCAGGCTGAAGGCCATAGAGTGTCTGCCCACCCTGCAGGGTGAACCCGATGGGCGTGGTATTCCCAAACCGGTAATCGACAGACAGAACCCGCCGATGGGACTGCCGTTCGACCGGGCGTTTATCGCTATTGGTCAGCAGGGCACATTAACCGGAGACGATGTTGATCAGGAAATAGCCATTAACGGCAAGGGCCTGTTTGAGGTTGACGAATTTTTTCGCACCCCGATTAAAGGGATATATGCAACCGGCGATGCGGTATCAGGGCCGGCCTCTGTGGTCGACGCTATGGCAATGGGCAAAAACGCTGCCAGCATTGTTCATCAAGACCTGAGCGGAAAACGATTGCGCGCGCCGGAGACACTCCGCCCTGAAGACAGAGATTTTCCTGAAATCGCGACGGACATTCCGTTTCAATCACGCCCGATGATGTCGGAACGTCAGCCGGGTGTGCGAACAACCAACTTTTGCGAAGTCGAGCTGGGGTTAAATCAGCCTCAGGTACTCATGGAAACAGAGAGATGTCTTCAGTGCGGCATCTGTTCCGAATGCCTCGAGTGTGTCGATGTATGTCAGGCGATCGGCGCAATCAATCATCGGCAGCAGCCTGAAGAAATCATCGAACATGCCGGCGCCCTTATCATCGCCGATCCGGACATCATTCCCAACGTCAAGGGTGAAGATATCATCCGTGCCTACGGGCCCAGGACATCAACGCAGGATGTTTATTCCATGATGATTCGAGGGTTTGCGGCAGCAGCCGGTGCCATGGCGCTTTTGGGGCAGACAACTCACCGGCCCAAAGGCCATGGAATTTCCTTTTCCCCACCGGACCCCGGACTTTCACCAGAAATTCGAATCGGCGTGTTTGTCTGCCGGTGCAATGATTCCATGGGATGGCTGGATGGCATGAGCGAATACATCGGCAATTTAACATCCATGAAGGATGTGATTCACGCCGAAGAGCTTCCGGCAGCCTGCACACCCGAAGGTTCAACTCAGATATTGAGAACCGTCCGGGAAAAAGGAATCACCCGTCTGGTTCTGGCCTCGTGTGTATGCTGCCCTCTGAATTTTGTCTGTAGCGCATGCACGGATCAAAGAAGCCGTCTGAAGCATTTCCTTTTTGACGGAACAGGAATCAGCCGGTCCATGGTGGAAACCTGTAATTTAAGGGGAGAGGTCCTCAGCCTGATCAAGAACAATCCGCTGATTGCCATGAAACGGTTTTCCGGATTTATCGAGCGTTCAATTCGCCGTTCAAAAACACTGAAAGCGCTGGCCACTCCGGCCAGAAATTACAATTTCACGACAGCCGTTATCGGAGGGTCGGAATCATCGGTCAACAGCGTTCTGTCTCTGGCAAAAATCGGTATAGAAGTATTCTGGTTCACATTACCGGGCAAACCCGTGCTCGAAGAATTGGAACGTCCCAACATTCACGTATTTGATAAGTCCGCCGTTAAATCAATGAGCGGTGTCCTTGGCAATTTTCAGATTCACATGGAATCCGGAGACTTTCATCAGACCTTTCAGGTGGGCGCCGTTATTCTGGGCGAAAAATCCCGCAAGGCCATCCCCTTTAGACAGGCTGCGGGGCTTCCGGTTCAAATCAAGGTCTCATACCAAAAAAAAGGGGTTCCCGACATTCCGTTTTTTTATCCGGGTGCGACTTCCATACCGGGCTTGTTTTTGTCAGATCCGCCGGGAGTTAATGTATCTAAACGAAAGAAAGGCGCGGCAGCCGCTATTCTGGCTGCGGCAGTCATGCCGAGGGGACCTCGCCAGAATAAAGGATTTACCGTCGTCATCGACAAAACGCTGTGCCGGGGTTGTGGCCGGTGTTTACGGGCGTGTCCTTACAAGGCTGTATCGTTGAACCGTAACGCGATCGGCGGCTGGTGTGCATCGGTTGACGAAGCATTGTGCAAGGGATGCGGAAACTGCATTTCCGTTTGTCCGTCCAATGCGGCAGACAGCCCCTATCGAAGTCAGAAAATGCTGGAGCAGACCCTGCAGGAACTTCTGGGGAAAAACACTACAGATGCAGACGATATGATGTTCAATGCCATATCCTGATATCCTGACCAGGCAGCGGCCGCGGTATCCAGGATAGCGCCCTGCGGGCGGACTTAGGACCGCTATCGCTTGAGGAGCACTTCGTTTGAGGCAAAAAACAAAAAGCAATCAGACCGTCACAGGCCGATAATTTTACGATAGCTGAACATATGCAAAAGGTAATCATGGGTAATTTCAATATCATTTTATTCTTGTGTAACTGGGGACCCCACACGGCATTTCAGACGCTTCAGGATCAGAGAGCAGATATTCCGCCTGACGTCAAGATGATCCGGATCCCGTGTACCGGACGAATCAGCAAATCATTGCTGTTCAAAGCCTTTGAAAAGGGCGCCGACGGCGTAGCTTTGGTCGGCTGTAAACCCGGCACCTGCCGTTATGGAAGCGGAACGTTAACCGCACAGAACAATATAGAGGATACCCGAAATATTCTCGAGTATCTGGGTCTTGGAAAGGAACGGTTGCGCCTGATGACATTCCTTCCGGATGAATCGGATGAACTGCTTACATTTCTCCAGGAATTTACCGCCGACATCAAAGCGCTGGGCAAAAGCCCGGTCGTAACCCGTGCAAAGGAGTTGATCGGGCCCATAGACAAGCAGGCGTTGGCCGAAATCATTTCCAGACATGATATTTATGCCTGCCAGGACTGCGGCAAATGTACCTCATCCTGTCCTCTGGCGCTGGCCGGAAAGCCCTTTTCTCCCAGAGCCCTGGCAACTTCCATTATTGCCGGGGATATTGAGTCGCCATCGGTTCAAAAGCATGTATGGTCCTGCCTGACCTGCGGGCTGTGTTATGACCGATGCCCGTCTGCCGTCAATTTTCCGGAGTTTATCCGCGATATCCGGACCCTGATCAGCAAAACCGGCGTTGACAGTCTGCCTGCGCACGGAGGATTTTTCCACTCATTGATGAGATCCATGACCTCGCCGGATCTGAAAACCAGGCGGTGGAGCCACCTGCCCGCGGATATTCGAACGGACGCACAAAGCAAGGTACTTTTCTTTGGAGGTTGTGCGCCTTATTTTGATGTATTTTTTGGGAGACATCTCGGGATCGAGACCACAAACATTATCTTTGACGGACTGCGGTTGCTGAATTTTTTTGATATTCAACCGGCCGTACTGGATAACGAACGCTGCTGCGGACACGACCTGCTCTGGTCCGGTGATCAGGATAATTTCAAAAAACTGGCAACACTCAATGCAGATATGATTAATCAACTCGGGGTTGAAGAAATCATTACCGCCTGTCCGGAATGCTATCGAACCCTGTCCCATGATTATCCCGAAAACGGTATTAAACTCAATGCAACGGTAACCCATCTGTACGATTTTTTAGAAACGGAAATTGACAAAGGGGCTGTCAATTTTAAAAAAATAGATAAACGAATAACTTTTCAAGATCCATGCCGACTGAGCCGCTTTGAAGATAAAGCCGATCTGCCGCGAAGGCTCATCAAGCATCTAAAGACCGCGGGCTTTCAGGAAATGCGCCATAATAAAAGCGCATCGATCTGCTGCGGGAACTGTGCCTGGACCGGTTGCGATTCATACAGCAAAGCGCTTCAGACCAACCGCTTACGGGAGGCCAGAGAGACCGGAAGCGATCTATTGGTAACCGCATGCCCCAAATGCCAGATTCATTTGAAATGCGCCATGGAAGATCCGTTTCTCGGCAAAGACATCGAGATGGAAATGATGGATTTAACAACCCTGATCGCCAGAACCATTTTCTGGGAATAGATGATCCGGAGCCATCCTCCGGATATGAATAGAACGTAAGGAAATTCTATGGAAATAAGTACCTTTAAACAAATGGCACCTTCAGCTGAAAATACGTCGCGAATTGGTGTTTATGTCTGCCATTGCGGATTGAATATTGCCCAGACCGTTGACTGCGCGAGAGTGGCTGAAGCCGTTGCCGGACTTGAAAATGTCGTCGTATCCAAAGATATTGTCTATGCGTGTTCCGAACCCGGTCAGCAGGAAATGAAAGCCGATATCGCCGAACTCGGACTGGATCGAATTGTGGTGGCGTCCTGCTCCCCACGACTTCACGAACCTACATTCCGCCAGATGATTCAGTCTGTTGGCCTGAATCCTTATCTGATAGAAATGGCAAATCTTCGGGAACAGTGCAGCTGGGTTCATATGCATGAACCGGAAAAGGCAACGGAAAAGGCGATCGATCTGACCAAAATGGCCATTGCACGGGTGAGACTGCTGTGTGAGCTGACCGAGGATACCGTACCGCTGACCAAACGCTCTCTTGTCATCGGCGGTGGTGTGGCCGGAATTCAGGCTGCGCTGGATCTTGCCGATAACGGCTACGATGTGATTCTGGTCGAAAAAAAACCATCCATAGGCGGCGTTATGGCCCAGATTGACAAGACATACCCTACCATGGACTGTTCCATTTGAATACTCGGGCCAAAAATGACGGATGTCGGTCGACATCCCCGGATTAAACTCCACACCCTGAGTGAAGTAGTGGATGTAAAAGGTTCTGTAGGCAATTTTGACGTAAAAATCGTCAAAAAAGCCCGGTATGTAGATATAGATCAATGCACAGCGTGCGGAGAATGTGCCAACGCGTGTCCGGTAGTACGACCGGATGAGTTCGAGATGGGATTGTCTTCCAGAAAAGCGATTTATAAGCCGTTTCCTCAGGCAGTACCGTCCTCGTACCTGATCAATATCCATGAATGTCTGGGGCATACGCCTTCGGTTTGCTCCAAATGCGTGGACGTCTGCGACAAGGGCTGTATCAATTTCAACATGTCCGATGAAGAGATCGTGGAGAAGGTCGGAACGATTATCATCGCGACAGGTCTTGAGCCATATGATCCCACGGAACACGATGAATACGGATATACCCGGTATCAGAACGTGCTCACGAGCATGGAATTTGAGCGCATGGTCAATGCTGGCGGACCGTCTAAAGGCCAGCTGATTCGTCCCACAGACAGAAAAAGGCCCAAATCCGTGGGATTTATTCAGTGTGTTGGATCACGATCTTCGAGAAAAGGCGCCACGTACTGTTCCAATATCTGTTGCATGAACACGATCAAAAGCACCCTGGTTCTCAAAGAGCATTATCCGGATATGGATATCAAGGTGTTTTATATTGATATCCGTGCCTTTGGAAAAGGATTTGAAGACCTGTATATGAGAAGCCGCCGGTCAGGGGTTCATTATTTCCGGGGCCTGCCCGGGACGGTCGAAGAATTGCCCGATGGGAGTCTCAAAGTAGCGGTTGAAAATACGGCCACTAACAAGCTTGAATTTTTCGATCTGGATATGCTGGTTCTGGCCGTTGGTATCCGGCCGGCTCAGGGCACTCAGAAAATTAAGGAAATGCTGGGATTGCAGCTGACCTCCGAC
Coding sequences within:
- a CDS encoding ABC transporter substrate binding protein, whose translation is MPVKIHSSNMVARLFFVCLIQSVVLGLLSPHPAFAKPEKTVLILHSYHVNYKWTREVMSGIRSVLNKDGEPVELYVEYMDTKRITSPDYFKILRDLYKIKFADIHFDVIISVDNDAFDFLREYRDELLPKTPVVFCGVNYFSDMDLSGHDRFTGVCEQPNLRASIETVLRLHPDTRQIAVIMDRTKTGRKTYENMLKIIPEYQNAIKFTYFDNMDVVIEKIRNLPPKSIVLYTPFFRDASGTFFEYDRNLSIISEICRVPIYGITDFSLGDGIVGGLLISGQYQGASAAKIAARILSGESVQSIPVVKKSPNRYMFDYKQLHRFNIHVSDLPKGSIVINQPMSLFSEYKKTVWITVVCMTGLAITICILSFNVVQRKRAEAAAVQSRDLFSAAIKAIPIAFFSKDIQGRYGIVNDAFAKFIGIPDHQIAGKTVFECWPPADARIYQKKDTELMKTGGMQVYEHRLPHITKGPRDGIFIKACYHDADGNVAGLVASFLDITDQKEAELGIKKAHDQLELRVKDRTAELMNVNYRLKTEIEERKSVGQALQKSEAELRFLSCRLLTIQEEERKKIVRELHESIGQFLNFLIIGIMNVTGNIKNGEAAEASNSLHDLVPMIKEEVEKIRRMCCDLRPPIIDDLGLLTAMDWFCREFEKTCTKIHIDKYMDILESEVPDILKITIFRIFQEALNNILKHSQADFVSIRLIKTQKAVEFEIKDNGSGFAIDAKDSRKNSVKGIGLSSMKERTEFLGGAFSVDSTPGRGVTIRACWPNRLKGDDLPEETAFFKNENMRKVC
- a CDS encoding 2-oxoacid:acceptor oxidoreductase subunit alpha, which encodes MKSAVLTGEHYITGDIACAEGAIAAGCRFFGGYPITPATEIAEHMAARLPEIGGTYIQMEDEIAAIATVMGGSWAGKKSMTATSGPGFSLMAENIGYGVCTETPCVIVNVQRGGPSTGLPTQGAQADMMQARWGSHGHYEIIALAPSSPQDMFYQTIEAFNLSETYRVPVLVMSDEIVGHMSERVVIPDASKIVLRSRPKPRGRKDRFKLYEPGPNGVAPMPAAGDGYKVHVTGLTHDERGYPELSVECQEQMMTRIVDKIQNNLDDIIRTERYQLEDADYAIISYGVSSRTSMAAVDMARAQGIKAGLLRLITVWPFPEHLIRELAEQVKGLVTVEINLGQIHLEVQRCAGGKAPAVLVGHPGGTIISPERVLQTLKEAF
- a CDS encoding 2-oxoacid:ferredoxin oxidoreductase subunit beta, with the translated sequence MSEQVSVDSKKTGHPLDYLLRKDRIPHIWCPGCGIGTAFSSCLTAIQDSGIDLSKVVMVSGIGCSGRAAGYINTDSFHTTHGRAIPFATGLKTANPELNIIVFSGDGDLFAIGGNHFIHAARRNVDITVVCVNNFNYGMTGGQAAATTPHMAKTTTTPRGNPESPFNLPLLAIASGATYVARWTTLHTREFTNSVEEALLKPGFSFIEVLSPCPINYGRRNKQKPLDTLKMYQEKSIIKNGASPFELDIDLEKSIVLGKFVDVDRKTHTEQYDKICRPDNVQS
- a CDS encoding ferredoxin family protein, with product MEFWRVPLDVDKIRVAKGVVHIIDDRCKGCGYCIEFCPRQVLEISSKFNKKGYHPPVVSKPDECANCHYCEIICPEFAIYSETIS
- a CDS encoding 2-oxoacid:acceptor oxidoreductase family protein, yielding MKNEIIITGFGGQGIILTGRILGKAASLGDHKESTMVQSYGPESRGGACSAQVIISDDAIHYPYINTADILICMSQGGYDKFIGQLNPEGTLVIDQDLVRPRRIKRFFSIAATRIAEELGHKMMANIIMVGFTTAVTQAISLEAARQTVIESVPKGTEDLNLKAFNKGWDSGIAKLKGQEKKAAGQTGAIS